In the genome of Leishmania infantum JPCM5 genome chromosome 27, one region contains:
- a CDS encoding putative 2-oxoglutarate dehydrogenase subunit has protein sequence MMRRALSGAVAVRASAMRSYTDARTIRKPNPYDQLVNAENQHYVEDLMRQYEADSALVDPSWVPVLEAIRSGSDDSPVVATFSRPTDAKSLSEKQRHDNMRLSWMIREYERFGHHMANVDPLSGYHADNRILGSRTLAPEEFGFTKDDLTHVFNVTFGASHEATFVSGGTAMTLQQIIDQLRRLYCGPIGFEFMSSGFFELRNWFRQEVMDSLQPLPAEERRLYYNDVVKACGFEKFLQLKYATKHRFGLDGGEALIPALKAAILTSSDLGVQSAIIGMAHRGRLNVLANVLRKSLRAILNEFEGRVAIEDAHLTGDVEYHLGKRKHVKLPNNKSIELDLLPNPSHLEAVNPLVLGKARARQIYTNDVECTAVLPILIHGDAAFAGQGSCYETMGFCELENFHVGGTLHLVINNQIGFTTNPKDSRASAYCTDLSKVNNAPVMHVNGDDVDACVKAAKIAARFRQQFHHDIIIDLVCYRRYGHNETDLPDFTQPQLYNQIRQHPSVVDIYTKTLIRDGVLTAEEAKAKDKEWEGVLRQAYDRMNSAQNFVKVMPVFDPESENTSADLSYAKIAATRVPPPVSAVDTGVETQTLRMAGLRLASIPKEMQKPHPVVERTYAARKKGTEQGDAIEWCQAELMALATLSMQGVPIRLTGEDVERGTFTQRHAGITDMKTNLKYFPVKTLSPSQALITISNSSLSELGVCGFEMGYNMENTRSITIWEAQFGDFANGAQVIFDQFLSCCEEKWNEHSSLVLSLPHGYSGAGPEHSSARVERFLQLSDDGDRVPSDFRHFPNDQALEIRIRRHNWQVTYPSTPANYFHLLRRQGLREFAKPLINFFSKARLRAPNLSKLSDMTQGTSFKAVIDTARAKDTVARKVVFCSGQIESIVNDAKAARQKETPGVHDDVVLVTVEQLAPFPWEQVADVMEKYAQRNLNTEFVWLQEEPRNMGMWTHMRPRMNSLMHHLGLKQKRINVVSRPSAASPSTGYGSVHVAEEKKLIAETLA, from the coding sequence ATGATGCGCCGCGCATTGAgtggtgccgtcgccgtccgcgcgtcggcgatgcgcagTTATACGGACGCCCGCACGATCCGCAAGCCGAACCCATATGACCAGCTCGTCAACGCCGAGAACCAGCACTACGTGGAGGATCTCATGCGACAGTACGAGGCTGACAGCGCTCTTGTCGATCCCAGCTGGGTGCCCGTGCTGGAGGCAATTCGGTCCGGAAGTGACGATTCTCCGGTTGTGGCGACGTTCAGCCGCCCGACAGACGCCAAGTCATTGTCGGAAAAGCAGCGCCACGACAATATGCGCCTTTCGTGGATGATCCGCGAATACGAGCGGTTTGGCCACCATATGGCGAACGTGGACCCGCTCAGCGGCTACCACGCCGATAATCGTATCCTGGGATCTCGCACACTGGCGCCGGAGGAGTTCGGCTTCACCAAGGATGATCTGACGCATGTCTTCAACGTCACTTTTGGCGCCAGCCACGAGGCGACCTTTGTCAGCGGTGGCACTGCcatgacgctgcagcagattATCGATCAACTCCGCCGGCTCTACTGTGGACCGATCGGGTTCGAGTTCATGTCGTCGGGCTTCTTCGAGCTGCGCAACTGGTTCCGGCAGGAGGTCATGGACTCCCTGCAGCCCTTGCCAGCCGAGGAGCGTAGGCTTTACTACAACGACGTCGTGAAGGCCTGTGGCTTCGAGAAGTTTCTGCAGTTGAAGTACGCCACAAAGCATCGCTTCggcctcgacggcggcgaggcgctcATTCCGGCCTTGAAGGCCGCCATCCTCACGTCGAGCGACCTCGGCGTGCAGAGCGCGATCATCGGCATGGCACACCGCGGCCGCCTGAATGTCCTGGCGAACGTGCTGCGCAAGTCCCTGCGCGCCATCCTGAACGAGTTCGAAGGCCGCGTGGCGATCGAGGATGCGCACCTCACCGGCGACGTCGAGTACCATCTCGGCAAGCGCAAGCACGTGAAACTGCCAAACAACAAGTCCATCGAGCTGGACCTGCTGCCGAACCCCTCCCATCTCGAAGCCGTAAACCCGCTGGTGCTGGGTaaggcgcgtgcgcggcaaATCTACACGAACGACGTGGAgtgcacggcggtgctgccgatCCTCATccacggcgacgccgcatTCGCCGGTCAAGGGTCGTGCTACGAGACGATGGGCTTCTGCGAGCTAGAAAACTTCCACGTCGGTGGCACGCTGCATTTGGTCATCAACAACCAGATTGGATTCACCACCAACCCGAAGGactcgcgcgccagcgcctaCTGCACCGACCTGTCAAAGGTGAACAACGCCCCCGTGATGCACGTCAACGGTGATGACGTGGACGCGTGCGTGAAGGCGGCCAAGATTGCCGCACGCTTCCGCCAGCAGTTCCACCACGACATCATCATCGACCTCGTCTGCTACCGCCGCTACGGACACAACGAAACCGACCTGCCCGACTTTACCCAGCCGCAGCTGTACAACCAGATTCGCCAGCACCCCAGCGTCGTAGACATTTACACCAAGACCCTCATCAGGGACGGCGTGCtgacggcagaggaggccaAAGCGAAGGACAAGGAATGGGAGGGCGTCCTGCGCCAGGCGTACGACCGCATGAACAGCGCACAGAACTTCGTGAAAGTCATGCCCGTGTTTGACCCCGAGAGCGAGAACACCTCGGCCGATTTGTCGTACGCGAAGATCGCTGCCAcacgtgtgccgccgccggtttCGGCGGTGGACACCGGCGTCGAGACTCAGACGCTACGCATGGCCGGCTTGCGCCTGGCGTCGATCCCGAAGGAGATGCAGAAGCCGCACCCGGTGGTGGAACGGACGTACGCGGCGCGCAAGAAGGGCACGGAGCAGGGGGACGCAATCGAGTGGTGTCAGGCAGAGCTCATGGCGTTGGCGACGCTCTCAATGCAAGGGGTGCCGATCCGGCTGACTGGCGAGGATGTCGAGCGCGGCACCTTCACCCAGCGCCACGCCGGCATTACGGACATGAAGACGAACCTCAAGTACTTCCCGGTGAAGACGCTGTCGCCTTCGCAGGCCCTCATCACAATCTCCAACAGCTCCCTCTCTGAGctcggcgtctgcggctTTGAGATGGGGTACAACATGGAGAACACCCGCTCCATCACCATTTGGGAGGCCCAGTTCGGCGACTTCGCTAACGGTGCACAGGTGATCTTCGACCAGTTcctcagctgctgcgaggaGAAGTGGAATGAGCACAGTAGCCTCGtcctgtcgctgccgcacggCTACTCGGGCGCCGGCCCCGAGCACAGCTCTGCTCGCGTGGAGCGCTTCCTGCAGCtgagcgacgacggcgaccgAGTGCCATCGGACTTTCGCCACTTCCCCAACGACCAGGCGCTCGAAATCCGCATCCGTCGCCACAACTGGCAGGTGACCTACCCCAGCACTCCGGCGAACTACTTTCAtcttctgcgccgccaaGGACTCCGCGAATTTGCGAAGCCGCTCATCAATTTCTTCTCGAAggcgcgcctgcgtgcgccgAACCTATCAAAGCTGTCCGACATGACTCAGGGGACCAGTTTCAAGGCGGTCATTGACACCGCACGCGCCAAGGACACGGTGGCCCGCAAGGTCGTGTTCTGCTCTGGCCAAATCGAGAGCATTGTGAATGATGCAAAGGCCGCCAGGCAGAAGGAGACGCCAGGCGTgcacgacgacgtcgtcctcgtcacAGTCGAGCAGCTGGCTCCGTTCCCGTGGGAACAGGTGGCGGATGTGATGGAGAAGTACGCGCAGCGTAACCTCAACACGGAGTTTGTGtggctgcaggaggagccACGCAACATGGGCATGTGGACGCACATGCGGCCCCGCATGAACAGCCTGATGCACCATCTCGGCCTCAAGCAGAAGCGCATTAACGTCGTGAGCCGCCCGTCTGCAGCTTCGCCGTCCACGGGCTACGGCTCCGTGCAcgtggcggaggagaagaagctTATCGCGGAAACCCTCGCATGA
- a CDS encoding putative phosphatidylinositol (3,5) kinase, with protein sequence MPTDRSLWVEDKYALRCRGCGKKFTVFRRRHHCRRCGQVFCYECLNPLPTAASTPQNIVFSVYQWFSPSPATPLSTPTSAQARKTTEKNEVVGSSRDGAAAAAGSTAAAAELSMRLCCRCAATIAENAAREASVSHDEFEPSSLPVHSTAPLGPMMPSPLMRSVSLPCPPLSQLNTPLRLSGRGLPEGAPSPAPRRTPPSFEAARQSEAEGPPYMAPELLEGTAMHAETAEEREVTYSIGRVRRPPPSVMTQWWKAHQEALTNKEARTFPVQRTGPCASTLESAGALVRTLSGHADFHARFFLEEDVTQSPSDPNGGVMGSAAVVPVAAAPAPPRGFLDDFGAVCTTHLEARIQHMLQSYFPNLGGPRLCCHLADVAWHIVCHTAVALDANILDHLSSFFILDPAQPAQCIVYPGLVNRRRLPSKRVMSPCDHPRVLLLAGHLSYPVQPAEDLVEYVRSYSGYLDKLFQRLVMWHPDVIVVEGGMHHYLRARIEEEGQMRLVLDVGRDFLVQLSWCLRADIIADLQYVGVGDLATTAPLGHCTRFEVLELAEEVHCCGFRGFDALSFHTLVLRGGCPSGGVVAHDSSDGEQQWETMEKVVREAVVVAYHLALQAHGAAALVRKGLPVSVSGAAPTAEEAAAAAITMNLGCHFPSSVQSACRDAASPAALSALKDNIVVNIVHMDELFEGGSGGGGGGAAVSTLAKSRSTELSLERGASRGSLTLFQGGSHLDLPASGAASASPSASLLSPPLGRAEAPATNAYAVVQQKSALTFYGSGDESLFHFLVNRCAGMESQVLYLHGAHRVKVITSTSALLPSAAAILTESGLAGVLGAAQMLAFHKVASRQSAARALAAAEPLDAHALAAFVAHLKGYFSLRIRMADEDAGVAAADAVVVAAAPVDAVVEVCEPHLLNLSTAAFLEWVVYGWIPALSRQFAQPSVQLHFQFHSLGMAAQRQQPGATNVSAYANTVTFLVEAVPLFRIEYPRTVMPRAAPAPQAEGSSEEDAMSIVDCLYAGDDAEEMEGLLAELQQVTRASLDRMEQVENAKASVPAAASPVNTTHVPEDAEGKAAAAARPSSMPTVERSTRDLHQLSEDIQHALSVLQDARQRGHPDVVLLLANMRSHLLPALLAAYRGWHVAQRRATTKSAATTPADAAAATAPEYPSCLRQLDGCLYHKERAQWIRLAEPSSILAAALLHLYRPLPPSTPCTPLITKGAAAGREFELKKPVGSEAAAAASATPHIAFAVECTHTASSPDMSPATRSGQPPLLSMVSQLSPAEALAVLRHSGRADAASPTSLKCTLSGYQSVVHLGVGGPAGLAGGAVATLSGAASVASMIGGGTGNAEPTITVDVLFPLSFAALHVLYTDGAPFDICAALVRCRPFSTDGGKSHSRFFVTQDGRFLIKSVKPMELRHFREWAPRYFARMEEHYTSLQRAQQPQPSDGETCAHLFEAQSTLGKIMGLYTVHVQGSRGRASASPATSSGAGLGDTTPQLWGLLTDGTHCFMVVEQLLFQRPVREKWDLKGSQRNRTTEQTAAVRLDVDLVQERLRLGNFFFCTPEAKSLLMDHLSRDTALLADSGIMDYSLMVSVGDGSVCVGMIDFLHPYSSAKVLESKMKSSLDTMLGYTRRDPTIIDPASYAARFMLWMDGYFNGVPDRLFPLTSVRQLKEDQESGVVEKRPHLPPLSSETAKR encoded by the coding sequence ATGCCAACAGATCGCTCTCTATGGGTGGAGGACAAGTATGCACTGCGATGTCGCGGGTGTGGCAAGAAGTTCACGGTctttcgccgtcgccaccactgccgcaggTGTGGTCAGGTATTCTGCTACGAGTGCCTCAACCCTCTACCAACAGCGGCCTCCACACCACAAAACATCGTCTTCAGCGTCTACCAGTGGttttcgccgtcgccggctaCGCCGCTTAGCACGCCGACATCAGCCCAAGCGCGGAAGACTACTGAGAAAAATGAAGTTGTCGGCAGTAGCCGCGAcggggctgcggcggcggcgggctctaccgccgccgcagcggagctTTCTATGCGTctgtgctgtcgctgcgctgccaccATTGCAGAGAACGCTGCGCGCGAAGCCTCGGTGTCGCATGACGAGTTTGAACCCTCTTCGCTTCCAGTCCACAGCACCGCCCCATTGGGGCCGATGATGCCGTCGCCCCTTATGCGGAGTGTGTCACTACCGTGCCCGCCGCTATCGCAGCTGAATACGCCATTGCGACTCAGCGGGAGGGGCCTTCCTGAAGGGGCGCCATCGCCCGCTCCACGGCGTACCCCGCCATCCTTCGAAGCGGCGCGCCAGTCGGAAGCCGAAGGCCCCCCTTACATGGCCCCCGAGTTGCTGGAAGGCACAGCAATGCATGCGGAGACAGCAGAGGAGCGCGAGGTCACGTACTCCATCGGCCGCGTTCGGCGTCCACCGCCGTCGGTCATGACGCAGTGGTGGAAAGCTCATCAAGAGGCTCTGACCAACAAGGAAGCGCGCACCTTCCCGGTGCAGCGGACAGGCCCGTGCGCATCTACGTTGGAGAGTGCCGGAGCACTTGTGCGGACGCTGAGCGGCCACGCCGACTTTCACGCGCGCTTCTTCCTGGAAGAAGATGTGACGCAGTCACCATCGGACCCCAATGGTGGCGTGATGGGGAGCGCAGCGGTCGTtcctgttgctgccgctccggcgccgccgcgcggatTCCTGGACGACTTCGGCGCTGTATGCACGACCCACCTCGAGGCGCGTATTCAGCACATGCTTCAATCTTATTTCCCTAACCTTGGCGGACCGCGACTGTGTTGCCACCTCGCTGATGTTGCCTGGCACATCGTGTGCCACACTGCTGTCGCCCTCGACGCCAATATTTTGGACCACTTGTCCAGCTTCTTCATCCTGGACCCCGCGCAGCCGGCACAGTGTATCGTGTACCCGGGCCTGGTAAACCGTCGACGTCTGCCTTCGAAGCGAGTCATGAGCCCGTGCGACCAtccgcgcgtgctgctgctcgcgggGCACCTCTCCTACCCAGTGCAGCCGGCCGAAGACCTCGTTGAATATGTGCGTTCTTACAGCGGCTACCTGGACAAGTTGTTCCAGCGGCTGGTGATGTGGCACCCCGACGTGATTGTTGTCGAGGGCGGCATGCACCATtacctgcgcgcgcgcatcgaggaggagggccaGATGCGCCTCGTGCTGGACGTTGGTCGTGACTTTCTCGTCCAGCTATCATGGTGCTTGCGTGCTGACATCATCGCTGACCTTCAGTACGTTGGCGTTGGCGACTTGgccaccacagcgccgctggGTCACTGCACCCGCTTCGAGGTGCTCGAGTTGGCAGAGGAAGTGCACTGTTGCGGCTTCCGCGGCTTCGACGCGCTGTCGTTCCACAccctcgtcctccgcggcGGTTGTCCGAGCGGGGGCGTCGTTGcgcacgacagcagcgacggcgagcagcagtggGAAACAATGGAGAAGGTGGTAAGGGAGGCAGTTGTCGTTGCCTATCATCTGgctctgcaggcgcacggcgccgctgcacttgTACGCAAAGGTCTGCCTGTTTCCGTGAgtggtgcagcgccgacCGCAGaggaagccgccgccgccgccatcacaaTGAATCTCGGATGCCACTTCCCGTCGTCGGTACAGTCCGCgtgccgcgacgccgcgagTCCCGCTGCGCTGTCTGCCCTGAAGGACAACATCGTGGTGAACATTGTGCACATGGATGAGCTATTCGAGGGGGGatccggcggcggtggcggaggtgccgccgtgaGCACACTGGCCAAGTCGCGGAGCACCGAGCTGTCCCTCGAGCGCGGCGCCTCTCGTGGCTCGCTCACGCTTTTCCAAGGTGGCTCACACCTCGACTTACctgccagcggcgctgcatcagCGTCACCCAGCGCTTCGCTGCTAAGCCCGCCTCTCGGACGCGCTgaggcgccagcgacgaATGCCtacgcggtggtgcagcagaaaTCCGCCTTGACCTTCTACGGTTCCGGAGACGAGAGCCTCTTTCACTTTCTGGTGaaccgctgcgccggcatgGAGTCGCAGGTGCTCTACTTGCACGGCGCGCATCGAGTGAAGGTGATCACGTCGACCAGTGCACTTCTCCCCTCTGCAGCAGCCATACTCACTGAGAGCGGTCTCGCGGGCGTCTTGGGTGCTGCGCAGATGCTGGCGTTTCACAAGGTTGCATCGCGGCAGAGCGCTGCGAGGGCGCTGGCCGCGGCGGAGCCGCTGGACGCTCATGCATTAGCCGCCTTTGTTGCGCACCTGAAAGGATACTTTTCTCTTCGAATCCGCATGGCGGACGAGGATGCAGgggtagcggcggcggatgcggtGGTCGTGGCTGCCGCCCCGGTCGACGCTGTGGTGGAGGTCTGCGAGCCGCATCTCCTCAAcctctccaccgccgccttcctgGAGTGGGTGGTGTACGGCTGGATACCCGCGCTCTCGAGGCAATTTGCGCAGCCGAGTGTGCAGTTGCACTTCCAGTTCCATTCCCTAGGGatggctgcgcagcggcagcaacccGGTGCTACCAATGTCTCCGCCTACGCTAATACCGTGACATTCCTGGTAGAGGCAGTGCCTCTGTTTCGCATCGAGTACCCGCGAACCGTGATGCCGCGCGCCGCTCCCGCACCACAGGCAGAGGGTTCTTCTGAGGAGGATGCGATGAGCATCGTCGATTGTCTCTACGCCGGAGACGACGCCGAGGAAATGGAGGGTCTTCTCgccgagctgcagcaggtgacCCGCGCATCCTTGGATCGGATGGAGCAGGTGGAGAACGCCAAGGCAAGTGtgccggctgcagcgtccCCGGTAAACACTACACACGTTCCAGAAGACGCGGAAGGAaaggcagccgccgccgccaggcCGTCTTCGATGCCCACCGTGGAGCGCTCCACGAGGGACTTGCACCAGCTCTCGGAAGACATACAGCACGCGCTCTCAGTCCTTCAAGATGCACGCCAGCGTGGGCATCCGGATGTGGTGCTTCTTCTTGCCAATATGCGCAGTCACCTGCTCCCCGCGCTGTTGGCCGCGTATCGCGGCTGgcacgtggcgcagcggaggGCCACCACGAAGAGTGCCGCCACTACCCCagcagacgctgccgcggctaCCGCGCCTGAATACCCTTCTTGCCTTCGTCAGCTGGACGGATGCCTGTATCACAAGGAGCGTGCGCAGTGGATTCGCCTGGCGGAGCCATCGAGCATCCTCGCCGCAGCCCTGCTTCACCTCTATCGGCCCCTTCCACCCAGCACGCCTTGCACACCATTGATCACAAAgggtgcagctgccggcaGGGAGTTTGAACTGAAGAAGCCTGtcggcagcgaagcagcagcggcggcatcggccaCACCCCATATCGCCTTTGCTGTGGaatgcacacacactgcaTCGTCGCCGGACATGAGCCCGGCCACGCGATCGGggcagccgccactgctgtcgATGGTAAGCCAGCTGTCACCAGCAGAGGCGCTCGCGGTGCTTCGCCATAGCGGCAGAGCAGATGCGGCATCGCCCACGTCGCTGAAGTGCACGCTCTCTGGGTATCAGTCGGTGGTGcacctcggcgtcggcggacCTGCTGGGCTCGCAGGtggggcggtggcgacgctcagcggtgccgcgagTGTGGCCAGCATGATCGGTGGTGGCACTGGCAACGCGGAGCCCACCATCACCGTGGACGTGCTCTTCCCCCTCAGCTTTGCAGCCCTTCACGTGCTCTACACGGACGGCGCTCCCTTTGACATCtgtgcagcgctggtgcggtGTCGGCCCTtcagcaccgacggcggcaaGTCGCATTCGAGATTCTTTGTGACGCAGGACGGACGCTTTCTCATCAAGTCCGTGAAACCGATGGAGCTGCGCCACTTCCGAGAGTGGGCACCCCGCTACTTTGCAAGGATGGAAGAGCACTACACGTCGTTGCAgcgggcgcagcagccgcagccgtctGACGGTGAGACCTGCGCGCACCTGTTTGAGGCGCAGTCAACGCTGGGAAAGATAATGGGCCTCTACACCGTTCACGTGCAAGGTTCGCGCGGCAGAGCTTCGGCGTCGCCCGCCACGTCCTCCGGCGCAGGGCTTGGCGACACCACACCGCAGCTGTGGGGCCTCCTCACGGACGGAACGCACTGCTTCATGGTGGTCGAGCAGCTTCTTTTTCAGCGACCAGTGCGGGAGAAGTGGGACCTGAAGGGCAGCCAGCGCAACCGCACGACAGAGCAGACGGCTGCGGTGCGCCTTGACGTCGACCTTGTTCAAGAGCGTCTACGGCTGGGCAACTTCTTCTTTTGCACGCCGGAGGCGAAGAGTCTATTGATGGACCACCTCTCCCGCGACaccgcgctgctggctgaCAGCGGCATCATGGACTACTCGCTCATGGTCTctgtcggcgacggcagcgtgtgcgtgggcatGATCGACTTTTTGCACCCGTACTCATCCGCTAAGGTGCTCGAGTCGAAGATGAAGTCTAGCCTAGACACAATGCTCGGCTACACCCGCCGTGACCCAACCATCATCGATCCAGCAAGCTACGCGGCGCGGTTTATGCTCTGGATGGATGGCTACTTCAACGGCGTCCCAGATCGGCTGTTCCCGCTTACCAGTGTGCGGCAGCTGAAGGAAGACCAGGAAAGCGGTGTGGTCGAAAAGCGGCCCCACCTCCCACCTCTGTCCAGTGAGACAGCGAAGAGGTAG